The following proteins come from a genomic window of Denitromonas sp.:
- a CDS encoding DUF922 domain-containing protein gives MIAHARALCALLCLLASTPALARLPVSISQMGYPVDLADATDLHEALTAASPIRIHGGHSLTRWSVRWRSFWRADNGLCRMQRVSTEVDIEHTLPDAVRLPRRSALRQRYTDYLAALRAHEQGHADLAVQAAREIEQALMAVPPHPDCDGLSAAANRRGNAIIDQTRARERAYDEATGRGRATAASLD, from the coding sequence ATGATTGCTCACGCCCGGGCGCTCTGCGCCCTGCTCTGCCTGCTGGCCAGCACGCCGGCGCTCGCACGGCTGCCGGTCAGCATCAGCCAGATGGGCTACCCGGTCGATCTGGCCGATGCTACCGATCTGCATGAGGCGCTCACCGCGGCCTCGCCAATACGCATCCATGGCGGCCACAGCCTCACCCGCTGGTCGGTCCGCTGGCGCAGCTTCTGGCGCGCCGACAACGGGCTGTGCCGCATGCAGCGCGTCAGCACCGAAGTCGACATCGAGCACACCCTCCCCGACGCCGTCCGCCTGCCCCGCCGCTCAGCGCTGCGCCAGCGCTATACCGACTACCTGGCGGCGCTGCGCGCCCATGAGCAAGGCCATGCCGATCTGGCCGTCCAGGCGGCCCGCGAGATCGAGCAGGCCCTGATGGCCGTCCCGCCGCACCCCGACTGCGACGGCCTGTCGGCCGCCGCCAACCGCCGCGGCAACGCCATCATCGATCAGACCCGCGCGCGCGAGCGCGCCTACGACGAAGCCACCGGCCGCGGCCGCGCAACCGCCGCATCGCTCGACTGA
- a CDS encoding alkene reductase translates to MPAPALFAPLARRGLALPNRIVMAPMTRSRAAQPGNVPTALMAAYYAQRAGAGLIVSEATQISPQGQGYSHTPGIHSAAQINGWRKVTEAVHGAGGRMVLQLWHVGRMSHPVFHDGALPVAPSALAPDAQVWVVGSDSTGRMVDCPTPRALETAEIADIVEDYRRAAGNAMAAGFDGVEIHGANGYLIDQFLRTTSNHRRDAYGGSTDNRLRFLDEVVQAVVAETGAARTGVRLAPFITARGMACPEIIDTILAAAARLDALGVGYLHLSEADWDDAPQIPDDFRHALRARFDGTLIVAGRYDADRAQAVLAAGLADAVAFGRPFIANPDLPARLAHGTALADFDPGTLFGGDARGYADYPRQHPAPATAAGA, encoded by the coding sequence ATGCCTGCCCCCGCCCTGTTTGCCCCGCTCGCTCGCCGCGGCCTCGCCCTGCCCAATCGCATCGTGATGGCACCAATGACCCGCAGCCGTGCCGCCCAGCCGGGCAATGTGCCGACCGCACTGATGGCCGCCTACTACGCCCAGCGCGCGGGCGCCGGCCTGATCGTCAGCGAGGCAACGCAGATTTCGCCGCAGGGCCAGGGCTACAGCCACACGCCCGGCATCCACAGCGCGGCGCAGATCAACGGCTGGCGGAAAGTGACCGAAGCGGTGCATGGCGCGGGCGGGCGCATGGTGCTGCAACTGTGGCATGTAGGACGGATGTCGCACCCGGTTTTCCACGACGGCGCGCTGCCGGTGGCGCCCTCGGCGCTGGCGCCCGACGCCCAGGTGTGGGTGGTGGGCAGCGACAGTACCGGCCGCATGGTCGATTGCCCCACGCCACGCGCACTGGAGACGGCGGAGATTGCCGACATCGTCGAGGACTACCGGCGCGCGGCGGGCAACGCCATGGCCGCCGGCTTCGACGGCGTGGAAATCCACGGCGCCAACGGCTATCTGATCGACCAGTTTCTGCGCACCACCTCAAACCACCGCCGCGACGCCTACGGCGGCAGCACCGACAATCGCCTGCGCTTTCTCGACGAGGTCGTGCAGGCCGTCGTCGCCGAAACCGGAGCGGCCCGCACCGGCGTACGGCTGGCGCCCTTCATCACGGCGCGCGGCATGGCCTGCCCCGAGATCATCGACACCATCCTGGCCGCAGCAGCCCGGCTCGACGCGCTGGGCGTGGGCTACCTGCACCTGTCCGAAGCGGACTGGGACGACGCACCGCAGATTCCCGACGATTTTCGCCACGCCCTGCGCGCACGCTTCGACGGCACGCTGATCGTCGCCGGCCGCTACGACGCCGACCGGGCCCAGGCCGTGCTGGCCGCGGGACTGGCCGACGCCGTGGCCTTTGGTCGCCCCTTCATCGCCAACCCGGATCTGCCGGCCCGGCTCGCCCACGGCACCGCGCTGGCCGATTTCGACCCCGGCACGCTGTTCGGCGGCGACGCCCGCGGCTATGCCGATTACCCGCGCCAACACCCCGCGCCCG
- a CDS encoding LysR family transcriptional regulator, which yields MKTLQDLELFVRTAELGSLSAAARRLELTPAAASAALKRLEAALQAPLFVRSTRSLRLTAEGEVFVQHCRQALELLAEGRAAVTSGRAVVRGVLQLSLPSDLGRNVLLPWLDAFQQHHPAVALRLQLSDRLADVYRQPVDLTIRYGTLPDSSLVALPLVPGNRRVLCASPDYLARAGVPASPAELVGHNCLCFMLGEAVHDRWRFFRDGQEQSVAVRGDRVSDDGDVVRRWALAGHGLAYKSRLDVHADLQAGRLVAVCADWQGELAPLNLLCADRRQLSPAVQQLRDFLTPRLTAL from the coding sequence ATGAAGACGCTTCAAGACCTGGAACTCTTTGTCCGCACGGCCGAGCTCGGCAGCCTGTCGGCCGCCGCACGCCGGCTCGAGCTCACCCCGGCGGCGGCCAGCGCGGCGCTCAAGCGGCTGGAGGCCGCGCTGCAGGCGCCCCTGTTCGTGCGCTCGACCCGCAGCCTGCGGCTGACCGCCGAGGGCGAGGTGTTCGTGCAGCACTGCCGCCAGGCGCTGGAGCTTCTCGCAGAGGGGCGTGCGGCGGTGACCTCGGGGCGTGCCGTGGTGCGCGGGGTGCTGCAGCTGTCGCTGCCCTCGGACCTCGGCCGCAATGTGCTGTTGCCCTGGCTCGACGCCTTTCAGCAGCACCACCCGGCAGTGGCGCTGCGCCTGCAGCTGTCGGACCGCCTGGCCGATGTCTATCGCCAGCCGGTCGACCTGACCATCCGCTACGGCACCCTGCCCGACTCCAGCCTGGTCGCCCTGCCGCTGGTGCCCGGCAACCGGCGCGTGCTGTGCGCCTCGCCGGACTACCTGGCGCGGGCCGGGGTGCCGGCATCGCCCGCCGAGCTGGTGGGCCACAACTGCCTGTGCTTCATGCTGGGCGAGGCGGTGCACGACCGCTGGCGCTTCTTTCGCGACGGGCAGGAGCAGTCGGTCGCGGTGCGGGGCGACCGGGTCTCCGATGACGGCGATGTGGTGCGCCGCTGGGCGCTGGCCGGCCATGGCCTGGCCTACAAATCCCGCCTCGACGTGCACGCCGACCTGCAGGCCGGCCGGTTGGTGGCGGTGTGTGCTGACTGGCAGGGCGAGCTGGCGCCGCTCAACCTGCTGTGTGCCGACCGCCGCCAGCTGAGCCCGGCGGTGCAACAACTGCGGGACTTCCTGACCCCGCGGCTGACGGCCTTGTGA
- a CDS encoding ABC1 kinase family protein — MFWQAVGAARDLSRAQDIAGVLIRYGFGDLVRRLGMADALSKAGKVLHWQVPDELARLEPPARARRALEDLGPTFVKLGQILATRVDLFAPEWIDELSKLQDAAPAVPFEAVRAQLTEDLGEPPEAAFATLHTEPLAAASLAQVYRATLHDGREVVLKVRRPGIRPTVEADLRLLTRLAEIIDADMPELHRYHPQAVVREFAVSLRRELDFAAEGRSAERIRAHFAGHEDIVIPAIHWQWSGERLNVQDYIAGIPGRNLAAVDATGLDRRQLARRGAEAVLKMTLEDGFFHADPHPGNVFYLPGNRIAFIDFGMVGRLSESRRYEVASLMHGLVTGDSETVAAILLDWRDGEDLGADADPTRLRNEIDTFVDQYKGVPLKRLSLSGMLADLVAILRDNRLTLPADLALLIKAFISLEGMGRQLDPDFDMASEAAPYLERTMIAHQSPAALARRGWRAARGAADLIAGLPQDLSQLLRAAKRGKLRVEVEVLPLKHFGDRIDRAVSRLTIGIVTAALIIGTSIVMTVAGEGLLAGLSTYVLLGFLGAVVGGVWLLLSIRRSNKE, encoded by the coding sequence ATGTTCTGGCAAGCGGTGGGCGCGGCGCGCGACCTGTCGCGCGCCCAGGACATTGCCGGCGTTTTGATCCGCTACGGCTTTGGCGACCTGGTGCGCCGGCTCGGCATGGCCGACGCGCTGAGCAAGGCCGGCAAGGTGCTGCACTGGCAGGTGCCCGACGAGCTGGCCCGCCTCGAGCCACCGGCGCGGGCCCGCCGCGCGCTCGAAGACCTCGGCCCCACCTTCGTCAAGCTCGGCCAGATCCTCGCCACCCGGGTGGACCTGTTCGCCCCGGAGTGGATCGACGAACTGAGCAAGCTGCAGGACGCCGCCCCCGCCGTGCCCTTCGAGGCGGTGCGCGCGCAGCTCACCGAAGACCTGGGCGAGCCGCCCGAAGCGGCTTTTGCCACGCTCCACACCGAACCGCTGGCCGCCGCCTCGCTGGCGCAGGTGTATCGCGCCACCTTGCACGATGGCCGCGAGGTGGTGCTCAAGGTGCGTCGCCCGGGCATCCGCCCGACGGTCGAGGCCGATCTGCGGCTGCTGACCCGGCTGGCCGAGATCATCGACGCCGACATGCCCGAGCTGCACCGCTATCACCCGCAGGCGGTGGTGCGCGAGTTTGCGGTGTCGCTGCGTCGCGAGCTCGACTTCGCCGCCGAGGGCCGCAGCGCCGAGCGCATCCGGGCGCACTTTGCCGGGCACGAGGACATCGTGATCCCGGCCATCCACTGGCAGTGGAGCGGCGAGCGGCTCAATGTGCAGGACTACATCGCCGGTATTCCGGGGCGCAACCTGGCCGCGGTCGACGCCACCGGGCTGGACCGCCGGCAGCTGGCACGGCGCGGTGCCGAGGCGGTGCTGAAGATGACGCTGGAGGACGGCTTCTTCCATGCCGACCCGCACCCGGGCAACGTCTTCTACCTGCCGGGCAACCGCATTGCCTTCATCGACTTCGGCATGGTCGGGCGGCTGTCGGAGTCGCGTCGCTACGAGGTGGCGAGCTTGATGCACGGTCTGGTGACGGGCGACTCGGAGACCGTGGCGGCCATTTTGCTCGACTGGCGCGATGGCGAGGACCTGGGCGCCGACGCCGACCCGACGCGTCTGCGTAACGAAATCGACACCTTCGTCGACCAGTACAAGGGCGTGCCGCTCAAGCGCCTCAGCCTGAGCGGCATGCTGGCCGATCTGGTGGCCATCCTGCGCGATAACCGACTGACGCTGCCGGCCGATCTGGCGCTGCTGATCAAGGCCTTCATCTCGCTCGAAGGCATGGGCCGGCAGCTCGACCCGGACTTCGACATGGCGAGCGAAGCGGCCCCCTACCTCGAACGCACCATGATTGCCCACCAGTCGCCGGCGGCGCTGGCCCGACGCGGCTGGCGCGCGGCGCGCGGCGCGGCCGACCTGATCGCCGGCCTGCCGCAGGACCTCAGCCAGTTGTTGCGCGCGGCCAAGCGCGGCAAGCTGCGGGTGGAGGTCGAGGTGCTGCCGCTCAAGCATTTCGGCGATCGCATCGACCGTGCGGTGAGCCGGCTGACTATCGGCATCGTTACCGCGGCGCTGATCATCGGCACCTCGATCGTCATGACCGTGGCCGGCGAAGGCCTGCTGGCCGGGCTGTCGACCTATGTCCTGCTCGGCTTTCTCGGTGCGGTGGTCGGTGGTGTGTGGCTGCTGCTGTCGATCCGGCGCAGCAACAAGGAGTAA
- a CDS encoding DUF6781 family protein, with protein MTQDTDRIAREVEDAVADDVAGVSARVRQITLKVLSEGQLDSAALKSVMDAVVRGAKTGVERPDPRNTDALREAMHGLDQALASAAEATGLAVQEAASRSSEFSKQSLKQSLNDLGSLEKLFIETLGDAARQSSGHVRDTLHGLIEHARHSGTAVGGRVQGALSQLAQAMTDMTQEQMQAGANTLRQQGALLAGIAAGFLKGVADRLQPPDTTDRDA; from the coding sequence ATGACGCAAGATACGGACAGAATTGCACGCGAAGTCGAAGACGCCGTGGCCGACGATGTGGCCGGCGTGTCGGCCCGGGTGCGGCAGATCACGCTCAAGGTCCTGTCGGAGGGGCAACTCGACAGCGCCGCCCTCAAGTCGGTGATGGACGCGGTGGTGCGCGGGGCGAAGACGGGCGTTGAACGCCCGGACCCGCGTAACACCGACGCCCTGCGCGAGGCCATGCACGGCCTCGACCAGGCGCTGGCCTCGGCCGCCGAGGCCACCGGTCTGGCAGTACAGGAGGCGGCCAGCCGCAGCAGCGAGTTCTCGAAGCAGAGCCTCAAGCAGTCGCTGAACGATCTGGGCTCGCTCGAGAAGCTGTTTATCGAGACGCTCGGGGACGCGGCCCGCCAGTCCTCCGGCCATGTGCGCGACACGCTGCACGGCCTCATCGAGCATGCCCGCCACAGCGGTACCGCCGTGGGCGGCCGGGTGCAGGGGGCGCTGTCGCAATTGGCCCAGGCGATGACCGACATGACGCAGGAGCAGATGCAGGCCGGCGCCAATACGCTGCGGCAGCAGGGCGCGCTGCTGGCGGGCATTGCCGCCGGCTTCCTGAAGGGCGTGGCCGACCGCCTGCAGCCGCCCGACACAACAGACCGCGACGCCTGA
- the argC gene encoding N-acetyl-gamma-glutamyl-phosphate reductase, with protein sequence MTYKVFIDGRHGTTGLKIDERLALRDDVEVLTIPDAQRKDAAVKAEYINRADVVFLCLPDAASKESVSLLAPGNTRTRFLDASTAHRTNPDWVYGLPELNPRHRERVRTAQKVAVPGCHASGFIMLMHPLVAAGIVPADYPATTYSITGYSGGGKEMIASYEDAGTLGDAMKSPRFYALGLAHKHLPEMQTLTGLANKPLFTPIVGNFAQGMVVAVPLLPRLLGKPVAAADLQHFFAEYYAGETFIKVMPADATPLLDNGFLPATACNDTNRAEIFVFGHGEQILLAARFDNLGKGASGAAIQCMNLMLGVDEATGLAV encoded by the coding sequence ATGACTTACAAGGTATTCATCGACGGCCGTCACGGCACCACCGGCCTGAAAATCGACGAGCGCCTCGCCCTGCGCGACGACGTCGAGGTGCTGACCATTCCCGACGCCCAGCGCAAGGACGCCGCCGTCAAGGCCGAGTACATCAACCGCGCCGACGTGGTCTTCCTGTGCCTGCCCGACGCGGCCTCGAAAGAGTCGGTGTCGCTGCTCGCGCCGGGCAACACCCGCACCCGCTTCCTCGACGCCAGCACCGCCCACCGCACGAATCCGGACTGGGTCTATGGCCTGCCGGAGCTGAACCCGCGCCACCGCGAACGCGTGCGCACCGCACAGAAGGTGGCCGTGCCCGGCTGCCACGCCAGCGGCTTCATCATGCTCATGCACCCGCTGGTGGCCGCCGGCATCGTGCCCGCCGACTACCCGGCCACCACATACTCGATTACCGGTTACAGCGGCGGCGGCAAGGAAATGATCGCCAGCTACGAAGACGCCGGCACGCTGGGCGACGCCATGAAGAGCCCGCGCTTCTACGCGCTGGGCCTAGCGCACAAGCACCTGCCCGAAATGCAGACCCTCACCGGCCTGGCCAACAAGCCGCTGTTCACCCCGATCGTGGGCAACTTCGCGCAAGGCATGGTGGTGGCCGTGCCGCTGCTGCCGCGCCTGCTTGGCAAACCGGTGGCCGCGGCCGACCTGCAGCACTTCTTTGCCGAGTACTACGCGGGCGAGACCTTCATCAAGGTCATGCCGGCCGACGCCACGCCGCTGCTCGACAACGGTTTCCTGCCGGCCACCGCCTGCAATGACACCAACCGCGCCGAGATCTTCGTCTTCGGCCATGGCGAACAGATTCTGCTCGCGGCGCGCTTCGACAACCTCGGCAAGGGCGCCTCGGGTGCCGCCATCCAGTGCATGAACCTGATGCTCGGAGTCGATGAGGCGACCGGACTGGCGGTGTAA